Proteins encoded by one window of Streptomyces sp. LX-29:
- the panB gene encoding 3-methyl-2-oxobutanoate hydroxymethyltransferase: MTHVSPAHSAAPKQPDSSSKALYGGTSSRRITVRDIAAAKQRGEKWPMLTAYDAMTASVFDEAGIPVLLVGDSMGNCHLGYESTVPVTMDEVTMLSAAVVRGTKRAMVVGDLPFGSYQEGPVQALRSATRLVKDAGVGAVKLEGGERSAHQIELLVQSGIPVMAHVGLTPQSVNAYGGYPVQGRGEEAAQQLLRDAKAVQDAGAFAVVLELVPAELAAEVTRSLHISTVGIGAGSECDAQVLVWTDMAGMTGGRVPRFVKQYAELRQTLGDAARAFGEDVVGGAYPAEEHSFH, encoded by the coding sequence ATGACGCACGTCAGCCCTGCCCATTCGGCTGCGCCGAAACAGCCCGACAGCAGCAGCAAGGCGCTGTACGGGGGGACGAGTTCCCGGCGCATCACCGTCCGCGACATCGCCGCGGCCAAGCAGCGCGGCGAGAAGTGGCCCATGCTGACCGCCTACGACGCCATGACCGCCTCCGTCTTCGACGAGGCCGGCATCCCGGTGCTGCTGGTCGGCGACTCGATGGGCAACTGCCACCTCGGCTACGAGTCCACCGTGCCGGTCACGATGGACGAGGTCACCATGCTGTCCGCCGCCGTCGTGCGTGGCACCAAGCGCGCCATGGTCGTCGGCGACCTGCCCTTCGGCTCGTACCAGGAGGGCCCCGTCCAGGCGCTGCGCAGCGCCACCCGGCTGGTGAAGGACGCCGGCGTGGGCGCGGTGAAGCTGGAGGGCGGCGAGCGCTCGGCGCACCAGATCGAGCTGCTCGTCCAGTCCGGCATCCCGGTCATGGCGCACGTCGGCCTCACCCCGCAGTCCGTCAACGCCTACGGCGGCTACCCGGTGCAGGGGCGCGGCGAGGAGGCCGCCCAGCAGTTGCTCCGGGACGCCAAGGCGGTGCAGGACGCGGGCGCCTTCGCGGTCGTGCTGGAGCTGGTGCCGGCCGAGCTGGCCGCCGAGGTGACCCGCTCGCTGCACATCTCGACCGTCGGCATCGGCGCCGGGTCGGAGTGCGACGCGCAGGTGCTGGTGTGGACGGACATGGCCGGCATGACGGGCGGCCGGGTGCCGCGCTTCGTCAAGCAGTACGCCGAGCTGCGACAGACCCTGGGCGACGCCGCCCGGGCGTTCGGGGAGGACGTCGTCGGGGGCGCCTACCCGGCGGAGGAGCACTCCTTCCACTAG
- a CDS encoding DHA2 family efflux MFS transporter permease subunit, with protein MCSVVVVVIDNSILSVAMKTIASPAPEGLGATQSQLEWAINAYTLVFAGLLFTAGVLGDRYGRKKVLLAGMAVFGLGSLLAAFSGSPGELIAFRALMGLGAAGVLPATLAVLVNVFEREEQPRAMGIWVSAVGVAIAIGPVTGGVLLEYFWWGSVFLVNVPIVLAGFVAMVLIVPETRDPAPGRLDPMGVLLSVVGLVLLVYGIIKGGQLADFTHPEVLLTGGGGLAVLVLFVLHERRGDHPAMDVRSFRKPSFTAAVTAIALVFFALLGVTFFMVFYTQSVRGFTAFQAGLLLMPIAVAQLVFAPRAPLAVERYGARVVCACGMLMVAGTLAGFLLLDRDTPLWVLEALFFAQGCGMAHTMPPVTVSIMQALPREKAGSGSAINNTFRQVGGALGVAVLGSLLSTVYRTRIEGELAAFPGLTGAERHAAGESIEATLAVAEELGPAGRALTDPAKEAFLHAMHTTALSAAVIALIGALVVWFFLPGRQEAPAGAETPPRPESERERARDQEQDQEREQAWEQEQAWQRERVAPAGRAAETGPAVSGPESADGPGREGGPEPERTSTGVDR; from the coding sequence ATGTGCAGCGTCGTGGTCGTGGTGATCGACAACTCGATACTGAGCGTCGCGATGAAGACCATCGCCTCGCCGGCGCCCGAGGGGCTCGGCGCCACCCAGAGTCAGCTGGAGTGGGCGATCAACGCCTACACGCTGGTCTTCGCGGGCCTGCTGTTCACCGCGGGCGTGCTCGGCGACCGGTACGGCCGCAAGAAGGTGCTGCTGGCGGGCATGGCGGTGTTCGGGCTGGGCTCGCTGCTCGCCGCGTTCTCCGGCTCGCCGGGGGAGCTGATCGCCTTCCGCGCCCTCATGGGCCTGGGCGCGGCCGGCGTCCTGCCCGCCACCCTCGCCGTCCTGGTCAACGTCTTCGAGCGCGAGGAGCAGCCCCGGGCCATGGGGATCTGGGTCTCCGCCGTCGGCGTCGCCATCGCCATCGGCCCGGTCACCGGCGGGGTGCTGCTGGAGTACTTCTGGTGGGGCTCGGTCTTCCTGGTCAACGTGCCCATCGTGCTGGCCGGCTTCGTCGCCATGGTGCTGATCGTGCCCGAGACCCGGGACCCGGCCCCCGGCCGGCTGGACCCGATGGGCGTGCTGCTGTCCGTGGTCGGGCTGGTGCTGCTGGTCTACGGGATCATCAAGGGCGGCCAGCTCGCGGACTTCACCCACCCCGAGGTGCTGCTCACGGGCGGCGGCGGGCTCGCCGTGCTGGTCCTGTTCGTGCTGCACGAGCGGCGCGGCGACCACCCGGCGATGGACGTCCGCTCCTTCCGCAAGCCCTCTTTCACCGCCGCCGTCACCGCCATCGCGCTGGTCTTCTTCGCGCTGCTGGGCGTCACCTTCTTCATGGTCTTCTACACCCAGAGCGTGCGCGGCTTCACCGCCTTCCAGGCCGGTCTGCTGCTGATGCCGATCGCGGTGGCGCAGCTGGTCTTCGCGCCCCGCGCCCCGCTGGCGGTGGAGCGGTACGGAGCCCGGGTGGTGTGCGCCTGCGGCATGCTCATGGTGGCCGGGACACTCGCCGGCTTCCTGCTGCTGGACCGGGACACCCCCCTCTGGGTGCTGGAGGCGCTGTTCTTCGCGCAGGGCTGCGGGATGGCGCACACCATGCCGCCCGTCACGGTGTCGATCATGCAGGCGCTCCCGCGCGAGAAGGCCGGTTCCGGCTCGGCGATCAACAACACCTTCCGCCAGGTCGGCGGCGCGCTCGGGGTCGCGGTGCTCGGTTCGCTGCTGTCGACCGTCTACCGCACGCGGATCGAGGGCGAGCTGGCCGCCTTCCCCGGCCTCACCGGCGCCGAGCGGCACGCGGCCGGGGAGTCCATCGAGGCCACCCTGGCCGTGGCCGAGGAGCTGGGGCCGGCGGGACGGGCGCTGACCGACCCGGCCAAGGAGGCGTTCCTGCACGCCATGCACACCACCGCGCTCAGCGCGGCGGTCATCGCGCTGATCGGCGCGCTGGTGGTGTGGTTCTTCCTGCCGGGGCGGCAGGAGGCGCCGGCGGGGGCGGAGACCCCGCCGCGGCCGGAGTCCGAGCGGGAACGGGCCCGGGACCAGGAGCAGGACCAGGAGCGGGAGCAGGCGTGGGAGCAGGAGCAGGCGTGGCAGCGGGAGCGGGTGGCGCCGGCCGGCCGGGCCGCGGAAACCGGGCCGGCGGTGTCCGGGCCGGAGTCGGCGGACGGACCGGGCCGCGAGGGCGGGCCCGAGCCCGAGCGGACGTCGACGGGGGTGGACCGGTGA
- a CDS encoding TetR/AcrR family transcriptional regulator C-terminal ligand-binding domain-containing protein, which yields MPASVPRPPGRPRSAAVDTAVIETVLRLLEDGVTLDQLSMERIAREAGVGKATVYRRWRGKEALMLDVMRSLDEPYPEPTGDSVRDDLVTMLEFIRRRGLAKRHSALLRAVVGQVRAHPGLWRQYHETVIAVRRETLLAVLRRGVARGELRADEDLELLADLFTGPMLSRSMLYEWQALPEGLAERIVDTVLEGVRPRDDRD from the coding sequence ATACCGGCATCGGTCCCGCGCCCGCCCGGGCGGCCGCGCAGCGCCGCGGTCGACACCGCCGTGATCGAGACCGTGCTGCGGCTGCTGGAGGACGGCGTCACCCTCGATCAGCTGTCGATGGAGCGGATAGCCCGCGAGGCGGGCGTCGGCAAGGCCACCGTGTACCGCCGCTGGCGGGGCAAGGAGGCGCTGATGCTGGACGTCATGCGCTCACTCGACGAGCCGTACCCGGAGCCGACGGGGGACTCGGTCCGGGACGACCTGGTCACCATGCTGGAGTTCATCCGCCGTCGGGGGCTGGCCAAGCGTCACTCCGCGCTGCTCCGTGCCGTCGTGGGCCAGGTGCGGGCCCATCCCGGGCTGTGGCGGCAGTACCACGAGACCGTGATAGCCGTCCGTCGGGAGACGCTGCTGGCGGTGTTGCGGCGGGGCGTGGCCCGTGGGGAGCTGCGCGCCGACGAGGACCTGGAGCTGCTCGCCGACCTGTTCACCGGCCCGATGCTGTCCCGCTCGATGCTGTACGAGTGGCAGGCGCTGCCGGAGGGGCTGGCCGAACGGATCGTCGACACGGTGCTGGAGGGCGTCCGGCCACGCGACGACCGGGACTGA
- a CDS encoding endonuclease/exonuclease/phosphatase family protein, with product MAQADTQETGRHGDIPEQTGSRVRRLLDHLDRWRRDPGTWRRGTVLAGCAAVLALVMIFHAQIPNNVGNLGSLLETFLPWLGLFVPLLLVLALVRRSATALIALLLPAVVWLNLFGGLMFADKSRAGGDLTVVTHNVNADNPDPAATAREVAASGADVVALEELRGSAVPTYEQALRDTYKYHTVKGTVGLWSKYPLRDSEPVDIKMGWTRALRSTVATPRGDVAVYVAHLPSVRVKFNAGFTAGQRDDSAEALGEAIAAERVDKVILLGDLNGTMNDRALAPVTSQLRSAQGAAGDGFGFSWPASFPMARIDQIMVRGMDPVSAWTLPRTNSDHLPVAASVEL from the coding sequence ATGGCGCAGGCAGACACGCAGGAGACGGGACGACACGGGGACATCCCCGAGCAGACCGGCTCCCGGGTCCGGCGCCTGCTCGACCACCTCGACCGGTGGCGGCGCGACCCCGGCACCTGGCGCCGGGGCACGGTGCTGGCCGGCTGCGCGGCCGTGCTGGCGCTGGTGATGATCTTCCACGCGCAGATCCCCAACAACGTGGGGAACCTGGGCAGTCTGCTGGAGACCTTCCTGCCGTGGCTGGGGCTGTTCGTTCCGCTGCTGCTGGTGCTCGCCCTGGTGCGGCGCTCGGCGACCGCCCTGATCGCGCTGCTGCTGCCGGCCGTCGTCTGGCTCAACCTCTTCGGCGGGCTGATGTTCGCCGACAAGTCGCGGGCCGGCGGTGACCTCACCGTCGTCACCCACAACGTCAACGCGGACAACCCCGACCCCGCCGCCACCGCGCGCGAGGTCGCGGCTTCCGGGGCGGACGTGGTGGCGCTGGAGGAACTGCGCGGCTCGGCGGTGCCGACGTACGAGCAGGCGCTGCGGGACACGTACAAGTACCACACCGTCAAGGGCACGGTGGGGCTGTGGAGCAAGTACCCGTTGCGCGACAGCGAGCCGGTGGACATCAAGATGGGCTGGACCCGTGCGCTGCGCTCCACCGTCGCCACCCCGCGCGGGGACGTGGCCGTCTACGTCGCGCACCTGCCGTCGGTGCGGGTGAAGTTCAACGCCGGCTTCACCGCCGGGCAGCGGGACGACAGCGCGGAGGCGCTGGGCGAGGCCATCGCCGCGGAGCGGGTGGACAAGGTGATCCTGCTCGGCGACCTCAACGGCACCATGAACGACCGGGCGCTGGCCCCGGTCACCTCGCAGCTGCGCTCGGCGCAGGGCGCGGCGGGCGACGGCTTCGGCTTCAGCTGGCCGGCCTCGTTCCCGATGGCCCGGATCGACCAGATCATGGTGCGCGGCATGGACCCGGTCTCGGCGTGGACGCTGCCGCGGACGAACAGCGACCACCTGCCGGTGGCGGCGTCGGTGGAGCTCTGA
- a CDS encoding MFS transporter, which translates to MPLALLALAVAAFGIGTTEFVMMGLLPNVADDLGTSVPTAGYLVSGYAVGVVVGAPLLTALGSRVPRKTMLIWLMALFTVGNLASAVAPNFGLLLAGRVLAGLPHGAFFGVGSVVAARLVAEGRQARAVATMFLGLTVANIVGVPFGTLLGQQLGWRATFLVVTAIGVLAMAALAALVPHMEPDAQAGLGRELRALGDRQVLLGLLTAVFGFAGVFAVYSYLASMMTEVTGFAESSVTVVLALFGIGMTLGALVAGPLTDRALRPTLYGSLTALAVVLVAFHFTVQVKWAAMATVVVLGAVGFMTTTPLQMLVMNKARHAPTLAAASNHSAFNLANAGGAWLGGVAIAAGWGWTSPTLVGAALALTGLAIAVTAGLLDRGAPGDGSRVVAVGQGVDHASDAGAGHGAVAAGASTARAGADGSR; encoded by the coding sequence ATGCCCCTCGCCCTGCTCGCCCTGGCCGTGGCGGCATTCGGCATCGGCACCACCGAATTCGTGATGATGGGTCTGCTGCCCAACGTCGCGGACGATCTGGGCACCTCCGTGCCCACGGCCGGGTATCTCGTCTCCGGCTACGCCGTCGGCGTCGTCGTCGGCGCCCCGCTGTTGACCGCGCTCGGCTCCCGCGTCCCACGTAAGACCATGCTGATCTGGCTCATGGCGCTCTTCACGGTCGGCAACCTGGCCTCCGCGGTGGCGCCGAACTTCGGCCTGCTGCTGGCCGGACGGGTACTCGCCGGGCTGCCGCACGGCGCCTTCTTCGGCGTCGGCTCGGTGGTGGCGGCCCGGCTGGTGGCCGAGGGGCGGCAGGCGCGGGCGGTGGCCACCATGTTCCTCGGGCTGACCGTCGCCAACATCGTCGGCGTCCCGTTCGGCACCCTGCTCGGCCAACAGCTCGGCTGGCGCGCCACCTTCCTGGTCGTCACCGCGATCGGCGTGCTCGCCATGGCCGCGCTGGCCGCGCTGGTCCCGCACATGGAGCCGGACGCCCAGGCGGGCCTGGGGCGGGAGCTGCGTGCCCTCGGCGACCGTCAGGTGCTGCTGGGCCTGCTGACCGCGGTCTTCGGCTTCGCGGGCGTCTTCGCCGTCTACAGCTACCTCGCCTCGATGATGACCGAGGTCACCGGCTTCGCGGAGTCGTCCGTGACGGTGGTGCTGGCGCTGTTCGGCATCGGCATGACGCTCGGCGCCCTCGTCGCCGGCCCGCTCACCGACCGCGCGCTGCGCCCCACCCTCTACGGCTCGCTGACGGCGCTCGCCGTGGTGCTGGTCGCGTTCCACTTCACGGTCCAGGTGAAGTGGGCGGCCATGGCCACCGTGGTGGTGCTGGGCGCGGTCGGCTTCATGACCACCACCCCGCTCCAGATGCTGGTCATGAACAAGGCCCGCCACGCCCCCACCCTGGCCGCCGCCTCCAACCACTCCGCCTTCAACCTGGCCAACGCGGGCGGCGCCTGGCTCGGGGGTGTCGCGATCGCCGCGGGCTGGGGCTGGACCTCGCCCACCCTGGTCGGCGCCGCCCTCGCCCTGACCGGCCTGGCCATCGCGGTGACCGCCGGCCTCCTGGACCGCGGCGCGCCCGGGGACGGCTCCCGGGTGGTGGCGGTCGGCCAGGGGGTCGACCACGCGTCCGACGCCGGGGCCGGCCACGGGGCGGTGGCCGCGGGGGCGTCGACGGCGCGGGCCGGGGCCGACGGCTCCCGGTAG
- a CDS encoding NAD+ synthase produces the protein MPQLRLALNQIDSTVGDLAGNAETIVHWTRHSAEQGAHLVAFPEMALTGYPVEDLALRSSFVEASRAELRALAARLEREGLGELPVVVGYLDRGEQAAPRYGQPAGAPQNAAAVLHRGEVALTFAKHHLPNYGVFDEFRYFVPGDTLPVVRVHGVDVALAICEDLWQDGGRVPATRSAGAGLLLSINASPYEREKDDTRLDLVRKRAQEAGCTTAYLAMIGGQDELVFDGDSIVVDRDGEVIARAPQFAEGCVLLDLDLPAAGPVPEGVVDDGLRIEHVTLSADPLPSYQPELSGGQAPRLGDEEEVYTALVVGLRAYAAKNGFRSVLIGLSGGIDSALVAALACDALGAHNVYGISMPSRYSSEHSKADAAELARRTGLNFRTVPIAPMYDAYMGSLGLTGLAEENLQARLRGTLLMAVSNQEGHIVLAPGNKSELACGYSTLYGDSVGAYGPIKDVYKTWIFRLARWRNRAAEERGQTPPIPENSITKPPSAELRPDQVDTDSLPDYEVLDRILELYVDQDRSRAEVVAAGFDDELVARVLRLVDTAEYKRRQYPPGTKISAKGFGKDRRLPITNRWREHT, from the coding sequence GTGCCTCAACTTCGCCTCGCTCTGAACCAGATCGACTCGACCGTCGGCGACCTGGCCGGCAACGCCGAGACGATCGTCCACTGGACCCGGCACTCCGCCGAGCAGGGCGCCCACCTGGTGGCCTTCCCCGAGATGGCGCTGACCGGCTACCCCGTCGAGGACCTGGCCCTGCGGTCGTCCTTCGTCGAGGCGTCCCGCGCCGAGCTGCGCGCGCTCGCCGCCCGGCTGGAGCGCGAGGGCCTGGGCGAGCTGCCGGTCGTCGTCGGCTATCTGGACCGCGGCGAGCAGGCCGCGCCGCGCTACGGCCAGCCGGCGGGCGCCCCGCAGAACGCGGCGGCGGTGCTGCACCGGGGCGAGGTCGCCCTCACCTTCGCCAAGCACCACCTGCCCAACTACGGCGTCTTCGACGAGTTCCGCTACTTCGTCCCCGGCGACACGCTGCCCGTCGTCCGCGTCCACGGGGTCGACGTCGCGCTCGCCATCTGCGAGGACCTGTGGCAGGACGGCGGCCGGGTGCCGGCCACCCGCTCCGCCGGCGCCGGGCTGCTGCTCTCCATCAACGCCTCCCCGTACGAGCGCGAGAAGGACGACACCCGGCTGGACCTGGTCCGCAAGCGGGCCCAGGAGGCCGGCTGCACCACCGCCTATCTGGCGATGATCGGCGGCCAGGACGAGCTGGTCTTCGACGGCGACTCGATCGTCGTGGACCGTGACGGCGAAGTGATCGCCCGCGCCCCGCAGTTCGCCGAGGGCTGCGTGCTGCTGGACCTCGACCTGCCGGCGGCGGGCCCGGTGCCCGAGGGCGTGGTCGACGACGGGCTGCGCATCGAGCACGTCACCCTCTCCGCCGATCCGCTCCCCTCCTACCAGCCCGAGCTCTCCGGCGGTCAGGCCCCCCGCCTCGGCGACGAGGAGGAGGTCTACACGGCGCTGGTGGTGGGCCTGCGCGCGTACGCCGCCAAGAACGGCTTCCGCAGCGTGCTCATCGGCCTGTCCGGCGGCATCGACTCCGCACTGGTCGCCGCCCTCGCCTGCGACGCGCTGGGCGCGCACAACGTGTACGGCATCTCGATGCCCTCCCGCTACTCCTCCGAGCACTCCAAGGCGGACGCGGCCGAGCTGGCCCGCCGGACCGGGCTGAACTTCCGTACCGTCCCCATCGCCCCGATGTACGACGCGTACATGGGGTCGCTGGGCCTCACCGGCCTCGCCGAGGAGAACCTCCAGGCGCGGCTGCGCGGCACCCTGCTGATGGCCGTCTCCAACCAGGAGGGGCACATCGTGCTCGCGCCGGGCAACAAGTCCGAGCTGGCGTGCGGCTATTCGACGCTCTACGGCGACTCGGTGGGCGCGTACGGCCCGATCAAGGACGTCTACAAGACCTGGATCTTCCGCCTCGCCCGATGGCGCAACCGCGCCGCCGAGGAGCGCGGCCAGACCCCGCCCATCCCGGAGAACTCCATCACCAAGCCGCCCAGCGCCGAGCTGCGACCGGACCAGGTGGACACCGACTCGCTCCCCGACTACGAGGTCCTCGACCGGATCCTGGAGCTCTACGTCGACCAGGACCGGAGCCGCGCGGAGGTCGTGGCGGCGGGCTTCGACGACGAGCTGGTGGCACGGGTGCTACGGCTGGTGGACACCGCCGAGTACAAGCGCCGCCAGTACCCGCCGGGCACCAAGATCTCCGCGAAGGGCTTCGGCAAGGACCGACGACTGCCCATCACCAACCGCTGGCGCGAGCACACCTGA
- a CDS encoding multicopper oxidase family protein, translated as MTHIHSRRAVLGAGITLAGGGLLAACSSGRDDTSAGGHPAGHRSGSDDGSAGEGPADQKIALTAAATRLDLGAGRTVRSWAYGDDLPGREIRATAGDTLAVTLANHLPQATSLHWHGIALRNAMDGVPGLTQRAVKPGASFTYRFAVPDPGTYWFHPHSGTQQDRGLYAPLIVEDPKEPLAYDKEWVVVLDDWVDGVDGSTPDAVLAELSKGMGSGSDEGMDHGGGHGGQGGGNGGGHDGHDMSGMAAPAAPAAPAAPDAPRRSPDPTGPSRMLMGATSELLGGDAGDVAYPYYLVNGRSAEDPQTFRAKPGDRIRIRFVNAGGDTAFRVALGGHSMTVTHTDGFPVTHARTDALLLGMGERYDVLVTAGDGVFPLTAVAEGKRRAARALLRTGGGAAPAPSARPKELDGRVLTADRLKAAEGVRLTRREPDRTVTLRLSGSMAAYDWAINGKRYDPAERLPVRSGERVRLSFVNGTGMWHPMHLHGHTFALPGGGPRKDTAIVRPGETLDVDFDADNPGLWMIHCHNVYHAEAGMMAVLGYRD; from the coding sequence GTGACGCACATCCACTCCCGCCGTGCCGTGCTCGGCGCGGGAATCACCCTCGCCGGCGGCGGCCTGCTCGCCGCCTGCTCGTCCGGCCGCGACGACACGTCCGCTGGCGGCCACCCCGCGGGCCACCGCTCCGGCTCCGACGACGGATCGGCCGGCGAGGGCCCGGCCGACCAGAAGATCGCTCTGACCGCCGCCGCCACCCGGCTCGACCTGGGCGCCGGCCGTACGGTCCGGTCCTGGGCCTACGGCGACGACCTGCCCGGCCGGGAGATCCGCGCCACCGCCGGGGACACCCTGGCGGTCACCCTGGCCAACCACCTCCCCCAGGCCACCTCCCTGCACTGGCACGGGATCGCCCTGCGGAACGCCATGGACGGGGTTCCCGGGCTCACCCAGCGGGCCGTCAAGCCGGGTGCCTCCTTCACCTACCGCTTCGCGGTCCCGGACCCCGGCACCTACTGGTTCCACCCGCACTCGGGCACCCAGCAGGACCGGGGCCTGTACGCCCCGCTCATCGTCGAGGACCCGAAGGAGCCGCTCGCCTACGACAAGGAGTGGGTGGTCGTGCTGGACGACTGGGTCGACGGGGTGGACGGCAGCACCCCCGACGCGGTGCTGGCCGAGCTGAGCAAGGGCATGGGCTCGGGCTCCGACGAGGGCATGGACCACGGCGGAGGCCACGGCGGACAGGGAGGAGGGAACGGAGGCGGGCACGACGGGCACGACATGAGCGGCATGGCCGCTCCGGCCGCTCCAGCCGCCCCCGCTGCCCCGGACGCCCCGCGCCGGAGCCCGGACCCCACCGGCCCGTCCCGGATGCTGATGGGCGCCACCAGTGAGCTCCTCGGCGGCGACGCGGGCGACGTGGCCTATCCGTACTACCTGGTCAACGGGCGCTCGGCGGAGGATCCGCAGACCTTCCGGGCCAAGCCCGGCGACCGGATCCGGATCCGGTTCGTCAACGCCGGCGGGGACACCGCCTTCCGGGTCGCGCTCGGCGGCCACTCCATGACGGTCACCCACACCGACGGCTTCCCGGTCACCCACGCGCGCACCGACGCGCTGCTGCTGGGCATGGGCGAGCGGTACGACGTCCTGGTCACGGCCGGGGACGGGGTCTTCCCGCTGACCGCGGTCGCCGAGGGCAAGCGGCGGGCGGCGCGGGCACTGCTGCGCACCGGCGGCGGCGCGGCGCCGGCGCCCTCCGCCCGCCCGAAGGAGCTGGACGGCAGGGTGCTCACCGCCGATCGACTCAAGGCCGCGGAGGGGGTGCGGCTGACGCGGCGCGAGCCGGACCGGACGGTCACCCTGCGGCTGAGCGGCTCCATGGCGGCGTACGACTGGGCGATCAACGGCAAGCGGTACGACCCGGCCGAGCGCCTCCCGGTCCGTTCGGGTGAACGGGTGCGGCTGTCGTTCGTCAACGGCACCGGGATGTGGCACCCGATGCACCTGCACGGGCACACCTTCGCGCTGCCGGGCGGTGGCCCCCGCAAGGACACCGCGATCGTGCGGCCCGGCGAGACGCTCGACGTCGACTTCGACGCGGACAACCCGGGACTGTGGATGATCCACTGCCACAACGTCTACCACGCGGAGGCCGGGATGATGGCGGTGCTCGGCTACCGCGACTGA
- the glnA gene encoding type I glutamate--ammonia ligase: MDKQQEFVLRTLEERDIRFVRLWFADVLGFLKSVAVAPAELEQAFDEGIGFDGSAIEGFARVYESDMIAKPDPSTFQILPWRAEAPGTARMFCDILMPDGSPSYADPRYVLKRILAKTSDLGFTFYTHPEIEFFLLKDKPVDGTRPIPADSSGYFDHTPQNVGMDFRRQAITMLESMGISVEFSHHEGAPGQQEIDLRYADALSTADNIMTFRVVMKQVALEQGVQATFMPKPFSEYPGSGMHTHLSLFEGDRNAFYESGAEFQLSKVGRSFIAGLLRHASEVSAVTNQWVNSYKRIWGIAQGRTAGAGGEAPSYICWGHNNRSALVRVPLYKPGKTGSTRVEVRSLDSGANPYLAYAVLLAAGLKGIEEGYELPAGADDDVWALSDAERRSMGIEPLPQNLGEAIALMERSELVAETLGEHVFDFFLRNKKQEWEEYRSEVTPYELRKNLPAL, from the coding sequence ATGGATAAGCAGCAGGAGTTCGTGCTCCGTACGCTCGAAGAGCGCGACATCCGGTTCGTGCGGCTGTGGTTCGCCGACGTCCTCGGCTTCCTGAAGTCCGTCGCGGTGGCCCCCGCCGAGCTTGAGCAGGCCTTTGACGAGGGCATCGGGTTCGACGGGTCCGCGATCGAGGGCTTCGCGCGGGTGTATGAATCCGACATGATCGCCAAGCCGGATCCCAGCACCTTCCAGATCCTGCCGTGGCGCGCCGAGGCCCCCGGAACCGCCCGCATGTTCTGCGACATCCTGATGCCGGACGGGTCCCCCTCGTACGCCGATCCGCGCTATGTGCTCAAGCGGATACTGGCCAAGACCTCCGACCTCGGGTTCACCTTCTACACCCACCCCGAGATCGAGTTCTTCCTGCTCAAGGACAAGCCGGTGGACGGCACCCGCCCGATCCCGGCCGACTCCTCCGGCTACTTCGACCACACCCCGCAGAACGTCGGCATGGACTTCCGCCGCCAGGCGATCACCATGCTCGAATCCATGGGCATCTCGGTGGAGTTCTCGCACCACGAGGGCGCCCCGGGCCAACAGGAGATCGACCTGCGCTACGCCGACGCGCTCTCCACGGCCGACAACATCATGACCTTCCGGGTGGTGATGAAGCAGGTCGCGCTGGAGCAGGGGGTCCAGGCCACCTTCATGCCCAAGCCGTTCTCCGAGTACCCCGGCTCCGGCATGCACACCCACCTCTCCCTGTTCGAGGGGGACCGCAACGCCTTCTACGAGTCCGGCGCCGAGTTCCAGCTCTCCAAGGTCGGCCGCTCCTTCATCGCCGGCCTGCTGCGGCACGCCTCCGAGGTCTCGGCCGTCACCAACCAGTGGGTCAACTCCTACAAGCGGATCTGGGGCATCGCCCAGGGCCGTACCGCGGGCGCCGGCGGCGAGGCCCCCTCGTACATCTGCTGGGGCCACAACAACCGCTCCGCGCTGGTCCGGGTGCCGCTCTACAAGCCCGGCAAGACCGGCTCCACCCGGGTGGAGGTCCGCTCCCTCGACTCAGGCGCCAACCCCTACCTCGCGTACGCCGTGCTCCTCGCGGCGGGCCTCAAGGGCATCGAGGAGGGCTACGAGCTCCCCGCCGGCGCCGACGACGACGTCTGGGCGCTCTCCGATGCCGAGCGCCGCTCCATGGGCATCGAGCCGCTCCCGCAGAACCTCGGCGAGGCCATCGCCCTGATGGAGCGCAGTGAACTGGTCGCCGAGACCCTCGGCGAGCACGTCTTCGACTTCTTCCTGCGCAACAAGAAGCAGGAGTGGGAGGAGTACCGCTCCGAGGTGACCCCGTACGAGCTGCGGAAGAACCTGCCGGCGCTCTAG